A single Triticum dicoccoides isolate Atlit2015 ecotype Zavitan chromosome 2A, WEW_v2.0, whole genome shotgun sequence DNA region contains:
- the LOC119355386 gene encoding transcription factor MYB16-like isoform X2, with protein sequence MDRRGPSLGLALGHSGHLLSCHLTPTPHPIMHLCRLSLRSTTPMPCPLSRWSAIATHLPKRTDNEIKNYWNTHLKKRLAKMGIDPVTHKPRSDVPGGAGGGGAEGAAGAQHAKAAAHLSHTAQWESARLEAEARLAREAKLRALAASASSSAQYLSAAHAAAPGLDSPTSTLSFADSAALASVLEAHSAAAAARAAMQPMQAYEEACKDQNWGDADAADAGFAEAAGFTGLLLDGSLSQNPRPVARDDAAEAGETEEEKNYWNSILNLVNSSASAVVPADEAYSPAPEF encoded by the exons ATGGATCGTCGTGGACCAAGCCTGGGCCTGGCTTTGGGCCACTCTGGCCACCTGCTCTCTTGCCATTTGACTCCCACGCCTCATCCCATCATGCATCTCTGCCGTCTCTCTCTACGGAGTACAACGCCGATGCCATGCCCACTCTCACG GTGGTCGGCGATCGCGACGCACCTGCCCAAGCGCACCGACAACGAGATCAAGAACTACTGGAACACGCACCTCAAGAAGCGGCTGGCCAAGATGGGCATCGACCCGGTCACGCACAAGCCGCGCTCCGACGTGCCCGGCGGCGCGGGGGGCGGCGGGGCCGAGGGCGCGGCCGGCGCGCAGCACGCCAAGGCCGCGGCGCACCTCAGCCACACGGCGCAGTGGGAGAGCGCGCGGCTCGAGGCCGAGGCGCGCCTGGCGCGCGAGGCCAAGCTGCGCGCgctcgccgcctccgcctcctcctccgcgcaGTACCTGTCGGCGGCCCACGCCGCCGCGCCGGGGCTCGACTCGCCGACGTCCACGCTCAGCTTCGCCGACAGCGCCGCGCTCGCGTCGGTGCTGGAGGCGCACAGCGCCGcggccgccgcgcgcgccgccatGCAGCCCATGCAGGCGTACGAGGAGGCGTGCAAGGACCAGAACTGGGGCGACGCCGACGCCGCCGACGCGGGCTTCGCCGAGGCGGCAGGGTTCACCGGTCTGCTTCTTGACGGCTCGTTGAGCCAGAACCCGAGGCCGGTGGCGAGGGACGACGCGGCCGAGGCGGGCGAGACGGAGGAGGAGAAGAACTACTGGAACAGTATACTGAACCTGGTCAACTCGTCTGCGTCAGCGGTGGTGCCCGCCGACGAGGCGTACTCGCCGGCGCCAGAGTTCTGA